From one Rhineura floridana isolate rRhiFlo1 chromosome 4, rRhiFlo1.hap2, whole genome shotgun sequence genomic stretch:
- the LOC133384105 gene encoding metallothionein-1-like: protein MAYDSPVVYFTLNIATASRASEARLPCQQSSRQGGTDPQDCPCVSGGACTYGNNCRCKSCKCKSCRKSCCSCGPVGCSKCPQGYICKGPPPADAAAASELPQAWCI, encoded by the exons ATGGCTTATGACAGCCCTGTAGTGTACTTCACACTGAATATTGCAA ctgCTAGTCGCGCATCAGAAGCTCGTCTCCCCTGCCAGCAGAGCTCACGCCAAGGAGGAACGGATCCCCAGGACTGTCCCTGCGTTAGTGGTGGTGCCTGCACATACGGCAACAACTGCCGGTGCAAGAGCTGCAAATGCAAGTCGTGCAGAAAGAGTTGCTGCTCCTGTGGTCCGGTGGGCTGCAGCAAGTGTCCCCAGGGCTATATCTGCAAAGGGCCCCCACCAGCAGATGCAGCGGCTGCAAGTGAACTTCCCCAGGCTTGGTGTATTTGA